One Dictyoglomus turgidum DSM 6724 DNA window includes the following coding sequences:
- a CDS encoding VWA domain-containing protein, with the protein MISFEKPIFLVLIPIIYFLIKRYKKKAILRSIEILLILFSLSGLQIMSYSDRVNTFFLLDQSASIPSWEKERAIGFIKESLNSKKSYDRVGLVSFAGDVNVEQDLSENTDLSNLSGIKNPYFTNIEEALNRILLIKPQEKPARVIIFSDLQENAGRVLNLEDRIKRKKIQIDIFPLNTAFHKEISIEKIQNSDIGHLGQEFPISIRIKSYGIKEAKLKINFDGTSQIQDLKDLQEDNIISLSLKAKNTGLKEIEAEIYSPEDTYKENNMASSYIYIQGKPKILYLAGKDFNPTFAKSLVIQGWNVVIDFKPYSQISNLNSYQGVIMDNIPQEDLPLDKMELLKNFVIDKGGTLLILGGDKSFSAGNYHGTPLEEILPLTLKPEQILKKSNVAIIIVLDASGSMGSYSGGDMKMELAKESAQLVLDLLEDKDYFGLIAFDHSYQWIVPLQPLTNKEEAASLISRISPGGGTALYPPLKSAGESLLKVPIKSKHIIAITDGQTEGGDFYNLVRNLAKYKITVSTIGIGEDANIPLLKDIANWGNGRFYHTWNIRNLPQLLLSETKALLRSNIVEKSFIPKSLADEKIEFPPLKGYVLTSSRYPYPTILSSPEGDPILAKGQFGLGQVIAFTSALKNYWGDEWLKWNKLGKFFSEMLREAIPHQVSEIQISIREEEGKGILNIVYADKDGNYINFANLKYTLTDIQGREIKGSFYQKAPGTYEAIFPIEKLGKYQITIQDNDKILAKIPWSFGNSKEFIPKTFNKELAQKITSISSGKIISSPSDVFRRMPYWDADKKDLSTPLLISCVILFLVELISRRWKEIQELILNLLGKIKIVEDQEWYKKVESKMIEEFNKKPTPSMLETVTLELRARMFIAHLKEEERKRKEKK; encoded by the coding sequence ATGATAAGCTTTGAAAAACCCATATTTTTGGTCCTAATCCCTATAATATATTTCCTAATAAAAAGGTATAAGAAAAAAGCAATTTTAAGATCCATTGAGATTTTACTTATTCTCTTTTCCCTTTCAGGATTGCAAATAATGTCCTATTCTGATAGAGTAAACACTTTCTTTCTATTAGATCAGTCTGCCAGTATTCCTTCTTGGGAAAAAGAGCGAGCAATAGGTTTTATAAAAGAATCTCTGAATAGTAAAAAGAGCTACGATAGGGTAGGACTTGTGTCTTTTGCTGGAGATGTAAATGTGGAACAAGATCTCTCAGAAAATACTGATCTTTCTAACCTTTCAGGCATTAAAAATCCATATTTTACCAATATAGAAGAGGCTTTAAATAGAATACTTCTTATTAAACCTCAAGAAAAACCAGCAAGAGTAATCATCTTTAGTGATCTTCAAGAAAATGCAGGAAGAGTTTTAAACCTTGAAGATAGAATAAAGAGGAAAAAAATACAAATAGATATATTTCCATTAAACACTGCTTTCCATAAAGAGATATCCATAGAAAAAATTCAAAATTCTGATATAGGACATTTGGGACAAGAATTTCCTATCAGTATAAGAATTAAAAGTTATGGTATAAAAGAAGCAAAATTAAAGATAAACTTTGACGGAACATCGCAAATACAGGATCTAAAAGATCTTCAAGAAGATAACATAATCTCTTTATCTCTTAAGGCTAAAAATACAGGACTAAAAGAGATAGAAGCAGAAATATATTCTCCTGAAGATACCTACAAAGAAAATAATATGGCATCATCCTATATATACATTCAAGGAAAACCAAAAATTCTATATCTTGCAGGGAAAGATTTTAACCCTACTTTTGCAAAATCCCTTGTGATACAAGGCTGGAATGTGGTGATTGACTTCAAACCTTATTCCCAAATTTCGAATCTAAATTCTTACCAAGGGGTAATTATGGATAATATTCCTCAAGAAGATCTACCTTTGGATAAAATGGAACTTCTTAAAAATTTTGTAATAGACAAAGGAGGTACATTACTAATCTTAGGAGGAGATAAAAGTTTTTCTGCAGGAAACTACCATGGAACTCCCTTAGAAGAAATATTGCCTTTAACTTTAAAACCAGAACAGATACTTAAAAAGAGTAATGTTGCCATAATTATAGTTCTTGATGCCTCGGGAAGTATGGGGAGTTATTCTGGAGGAGACATGAAGATGGAGCTTGCAAAAGAATCGGCTCAGTTGGTCTTGGACCTTTTAGAAGATAAGGATTATTTTGGACTCATTGCCTTTGACCATTCCTATCAATGGATTGTACCCTTACAACCCCTCACCAATAAAGAAGAGGCAGCAAGTTTAATATCAAGAATCTCTCCCGGAGGTGGTACCGCTCTATATCCTCCTTTAAAATCTGCTGGAGAATCTCTCCTTAAGGTTCCTATAAAAAGTAAGCATATTATCGCTATCACTGATGGTCAAACAGAAGGAGGCGACTTTTATAACTTAGTAAGAAACTTGGCAAAATATAAAATTACTGTCTCAACCATAGGGATAGGAGAAGATGCCAATATACCCCTCTTAAAGGATATCGCTAATTGGGGGAATGGTAGATTTTATCACACATGGAATATAAGAAATCTTCCCCAACTCCTCCTCTCAGAAACAAAGGCTCTACTAAGATCTAACATCGTAGAAAAAAGCTTTATACCAAAATCTTTAGCAGATGAAAAAATAGAATTTCCACCATTAAAAGGATATGTGCTTACATCTTCAAGATACCCTTATCCTACTATACTTTCCTCTCCTGAGGGAGATCCTATCTTAGCAAAAGGACAATTTGGCCTTGGACAAGTAATAGCTTTCACTTCTGCTTTAAAAAACTACTGGGGAGATGAGTGGCTTAAGTGGAATAAATTAGGGAAATTTTTCAGTGAAATGTTAAGAGAAGCAATTCCTCATCAGGTATCCGAAATTCAAATTTCCATAAGGGAAGAGGAGGGGAAAGGTATTTTAAATATAGTTTATGCTGATAAAGATGGAAATTATATAAACTTTGCCAATTTGAAATATACCCTCACTGACATTCAGGGAAGAGAAATAAAAGGAAGCTTCTATCAAAAGGCACCTGGGACCTATGAGGCTATATTTCCTATAGAAAAACTTGGGAAATATCAAATTACTATACAAGATAACGATAAAATCTTAGCTAAAATACCTTGGTCCTTTGGAAACTCAAAGGAGTTTATCCCAAAAACCTTTAATAAAGAATTAGCGCAAAAAATCACTTCTATATCTTCAGGAAAGATTATATCTTCTCCTTCCGATGTCTTTAGAAGAATGCCTTATTGGGATGCTGATAAAAAGGATCTCTCAACTCCCCTATTAATCTCTTGCGTAATTCTCTTCCTCGTAGAACTTATTTCAAGAAGATGGAAAGAAATTCAAGAATTAATATTAAACCTTCTTGGTAAAATAAAAATAGTAGAAGATCAAGAATGGTATAAGAAAGTAGAAAGTAAAATGATAGAAGAGTTTAACAAAAAGCCTACTCCCTCCATGCTTGAGACAGTAACCCTTGAACTTAGAGCAAGAATGTTTATAGCTCATCTTAAAGAGGAAGAAAGAAAAAGAAAGGAAAAGAAATGA
- a CDS encoding sensor histidine kinase — MKEKESLSKFLIKAQEDAINLINKTIEEVRDISLNLRPSLLDNLGLLSALKWYIQKQTERANINIEYKFNFNEEKLEKDYAISVFRIIQEGITNAIRHANAKNIYVEIKEENKIVEITIKDDGIGLNVDEIWKVKERAELLGGKIALNSEIGKGT; from the coding sequence ATGAAGGAGAAAGAAAGCTTAAGTAAATTTTTAATAAAAGCCCAAGAGGATGCAATTAATCTCATAAATAAAACCATAGAAGAAGTACGAGATATATCTCTGAATTTAAGACCATCTCTGCTTGACAATTTAGGACTTCTATCTGCCCTAAAATGGTACATACAAAAGCAGACAGAAAGAGCCAATATAAATATTGAATACAAATTTAATTTTAATGAAGAAAAACTTGAAAAAGACTATGCTATCTCGGTGTTTCGTATCATACAAGAAGGCATCACAAATGCTATAAGACATGCCAATGCCAAAAACATTTATGTAGAGATAAAAGAAGAAAATAAAATAGTTGAGATAACTATAAAAGATGATGGCATAGGCCTTAATGTAGATGAGATATGGAAAGTAAAAGAAAGGGCAGAACTGTTAGGAGGAAAAATAGCTCTCAATAGTGAAATAGGGAAAGGGACATAG
- a CDS encoding response regulator, producing the protein MIVASTGNEIISKTKELNPDIILLDISMPEVENLSFCKKIKEISPNTKIIILTMHFSEEYVKEAFKNGAEGYILKDSSFSELEIAIKSVFEGHTYITPKVSKVIIKDYLQKEQNPLKLSPKDKKRS; encoded by the coding sequence TTGATAGTTGCAAGTACAGGAAACGAAATCATCTCAAAGACAAAAGAATTAAATCCTGATATTATTCTCCTTGATATATCTATGCCTGAGGTAGAAAATCTTTCCTTCTGTAAAAAGATCAAAGAAATTTCTCCCAATACTAAAATAATAATTCTTACCATGCATTTTTCAGAGGAATATGTAAAAGAGGCTTTCAAAAATGGCGCAGAAGGATACATATTAAAGGACTCATCCTTCTCAGAGCTTGAAATAGCAATTAAGTCAGTATTTGAAGGACATACCTACATAACCCCTAAGGTGTCCAAGGTAATTATAAAGGACTATCTTCAAAAAGAGCAAAATCCACTAAAACTCTCACCGAAAGACAAAAAGAGATCCTAA
- a CDS encoding response regulator — protein sequence MVKVFIIDDSKDFINSAIKLLTEEGIEVIGYAYSGKEGIESLQNLNPDIVFVDIVMPDMDGFSVIKELKKLNNPFKTVILTLYDNDEYRKVSEEIADGFVSKSDFFSKIKEILEGILREEKKKTIYKK from the coding sequence ATGGTTAAAGTCTTTATCATAGATGATAGCAAAGATTTTATAAATTCAGCAATAAAACTCCTTACCGAAGAGGGAATTGAGGTAATAGGCTATGCCTACTCTGGAAAAGAAGGGATTGAAAGTCTTCAAAACTTAAATCCTGATATTGTATTTGTAGATATAGTAATGCCTGATATGGATGGATTCTCAGTAATAAAAGAGCTTAAAAAACTAAACAATCCTTTTAAAACCGTAATTCTGACCTTATATGATAATGACGAATACAGAAAAGTAAGTGAGGAAATAGCAGACGGATTTGTCTCTAAATCTGACTTTTTCTCAAAGATAAAAGAAATATTAGAAGGCAT